In a genomic window of Methyloterricola oryzae:
- a CDS encoding DsbA family protein: MSTALDALPAWCWAFHPVWEELRAQRPDSLTLKRVLGGLAPDTDEPMPQPMREKIQSIWRTIQQRVPDTDFNFDFWSNCTPRRSTYPACRAVIAATRQGSRFEEPMILAIQKSYYLQARNPSDVSTLIELAVDLGLDASRFARDLGAGDTQAELSFQIDLARRLGAQGFPSLILQHPCGLHAIAVDYRDAAPILARAAEVLQRAKEGTS; this comes from the coding sequence GTGAGCACCGCCCTCGATGCCCTGCCGGCCTGGTGCTGGGCCTTTCATCCGGTCTGGGAGGAGCTCCGGGCTCAGCGACCCGATTCACTGACACTGAAGCGCGTGCTCGGCGGCCTGGCGCCGGATACCGATGAGCCCATGCCGCAGCCCATGCGAGAGAAGATCCAGTCGATCTGGCGTACGATTCAGCAACGGGTACCGGACACGGATTTCAACTTCGACTTCTGGTCGAACTGCACACCCAGGCGTTCGACCTATCCGGCCTGTCGAGCAGTGATCGCGGCAACCCGCCAGGGCAGCCGTTTCGAGGAACCGATGATTCTGGCCATCCAGAAGTCCTACTATCTGCAGGCGCGTAATCCCTCTGACGTCAGTACGCTCATCGAGTTGGCGGTAGACCTCGGGCTGGATGCATCACGCTTCGCAAGGGATCTCGGGGCCGGGGATACGCAGGCCGAGCTTTCATTCCAGATTGACCTGGCTCGGCGCCTGGGCGCACAAGGCTTTCCCAGTCTGATCCTGCAGCACCCGTGCGGGCTCCACGCCATAGCCGTTGACTATAGGGATGCGGCCCCGATTCTGGCTCGGGCTGCAGAAGTTCTTCAACGCGCTAAGGAAGGGACGTCTTGA